One segment of Triticum aestivum cultivar Chinese Spring chromosome 2A, IWGSC CS RefSeq v2.1, whole genome shotgun sequence DNA contains the following:
- the LOC123190200 gene encoding cinnamyl alcohol dehydrogenase 7 has translation MAPTATTTTTAAEQQQHPRKAVGLAAHDASGHLSPIRIPRRSTGDDDVAIKVLYCGICHSDLHTIKNDWRNAIYPVVPGHEIAGVVTEVGKNVAGFAAGDRVGVGCMVNTCRACESCEEGAENYCARVVLTYNSRDRDGAVTRGGYSDLVVADARFVVRFPDALPLDVAAPLLCAGATVYAPMRRHGLGAPGSHVGVIGLGGLGHVAVKFARAFGAAKVTVISTSPGKREEALERLGADAFVLSTDAAEMKAAAGTMHGIVNTASAAASLHPYLALLKPHGKMILLGIPDKPLQVSAFALIGGGKTLAGSCMASISETQEMLDFAAEHGVAADVEVIGAGEVNAAMERLAKGDVRYRFVIDVGNTLKAD, from the exons ATGGCGCCTAcggcaacgacgacgacgacggcggcggagcagcagcagcacccgAGGAAGGCGGTGGGGCTCGCGGCGCACGACGCATCCGGCCACCTCTCGCCCATCCGCATCCCCCGAAg GAGCACTGGTGACGACGACGTGGCCATAAAGGTGCTCTACTGCGGCATCTGCCACTCCGACCTGCACACCATCAAGAACGACTGGAGGAACGCCATCTACCCCGTCGTCCCCGG GCACGAGATTGCCGGGGTGGTGACGGAGGTCGGCAAGAACGTGGCGGGGTTCGCGGCCGGCGACAGGGTGGGCGTGGGCTGCATGGTgaacacctgccgggcctgcgagAGCTGCGAGGAGGGCGCCGAGAACTACTGCGCCAGGGTCGTCCTCACCTACAACTCCCGCGACAGGGACGGCGCCGTCACCCGCGGCGGCTACTCCGACCTGGTCGTCGCCGACGCGcgcttcgtcgtccgcttccccgACGCCCTGCCGCTCGACGTCGCCGCGCCGCTGCTCTGCGCGGGCGCCACCGTGTACGCCCCCATGCGGCGCCACGGGCTGGGCGCGCCCGGCAGCCACGTGGGCGTGATCGGCCTCGGCGGGCTCGGGCACGTCGCCGTCAAGTTCGCCAGGGCGTTCGGGGCGGCGAAGGTGACGGTGATCAGCACGTCGCCCGGGAAGCGGGAGGAGGCGCTGGAGCGGCTGGGCGCGGACGCGTTCGTCCTCAGCACCGACGCGGCGGAGATGAAGGCCGCCGCGGGCACCATGCACGGCATCGTCAACACGGCGTCCGCCGCCGCGTCCCTGCACCCGTACCTGGCGCTCCTCAAACCCCACGGCAAGATGATCCTGCTCGGCATCCCCGATAAGCCCCTGCAAGTCTCCGCATTCGCTCTCATCGGCG gcggcaagactcttgccgggagcTGCATGGCGAGCATCAGCGAGACGCAGGAGATGCTAGACTTCGCCGCCGAGCATGGCGTGGCGGCGGACGTCGAGGTGATCGGCGCCGGGGAGGTGAACGCGGCCATGGAGCGCCTGGCCAAGGGCGACGTCAGGTACCGCTTCGTCATCGACGTCGGCAACACCCTCAAGGCGGATTGA